The nucleotide window ACTCCTGCTGATGAACACGCAGCTGCAAGAGATAACATTGCAGTCACctgcaatttaaaaaaaaaacaaaaaacgttACAGCAAAGTTTATCATTACAGAACACTGAACAAGGAAAGAATCATTACATACCCAATCACCAACGACGAATAAGCTAACCAAGATTGGGTTTTGGAGATCTTTCTTGCCCCTCAGAGCATAAACATCAAGACATGCGAGGCCAAAGCTCCACAGCAACTGAAGACCCATCGAAGCAATCAAGTAGCTGCAAACCAAACCCGAAAATTGAAATCCCGACATCTAAGGCGAGGTTAAGACAGAACCAAAATCAACAAACAAAGCATACCAGAAGGCAGTGCGGTTATAGAACTCGGTGGAAGAGAGCATAACGCCGATTGAAGCAGCAGCAGAAGCACATTGTCCGATTCTAAGTAACAGACCACACACAGTTCCTGGACCTCCGATTATCTTCTTCATCTCCAAATGTAAACACCCTAAACCCAGAAACTCTGATTAAAGAGGAGTTTTGGCGGGGAGTGGCAAATGCAGATGAGAACTCTCACTCTATGGGAGTTTCCGGAAATGAATCTAGCTTCGATTATAAGCTTCTTTTGTCTTTCTCCTTTGACATATCCACTTTAGGCTCGTGAGCGAGTTGACTCAGAGGTAAAGGCCGACGTGGCGTAGTTAATAgtgttaattagttttttttttttttggtatttcgaTTGAATTAATTAAACGTTAATTACGCAATCAATCACTGAAATACTTAGTTTGAATTATGTAACATGTTCCTCTGGTATGATAATCTTTAATGAATTGCCTGTTCTTTGCTATCTTAGTAAGGTTCGTCACCATCCCTTTTTGAGTATGACAATGACCCACTTTTCTTGtatgtttctaattttttatgttAATTAGCTTTGCGTTTGTGTTGTTGTGGAGTTATTTGTTATAGACTGTTCTCAAATTAGTCTGATTGTGAATTTCTCTCTTAGTTTTACCCCAACGGATACAGTAAGTCTGCATTTTCTGGAGCTTAGTAAGACAGATGAAGAGCTTTGGGATTGGTGAGATGTTGAAGTAACCTTAACCATTTCTCTCCTCTGAATATAGAGAAAACTACCTCTACTTGATTGATCGATGCCAATTTCAAGATAGTTCATTAAAAACTTAGTAATTGTCTATCATAAACCAGAAAACCGAAATACAGAGTTCGAAACTAaggaaaattcaaataaaaaacatcccaaaaataaaaaagaggcAGCAGCAAAGATTCTCTCAATCTCTTCTTATATCACTGTTGTTTGGTTTCGACCTTCTTCTTCTGCCAGAGCCTGTCGACGCCACTGTCTGCGTCTCCCTGCAATTTAAACAATTTAAATCAAAACGTTAATAGACAAACACAACAATCACACACTTTTGCTATATAAACAATCGTGGAAGactaatttaatatttgaaataatgacAAAGTAGATAAGATGAGAGTTACGACAGACCTGAGCACGGACAAACCCGCAGAGAGCAAGGGTGGTGAACTGGCCAGTGTAGATACCATCGGCATCAAGATGACCAATGTTAAGCTGAACAGAGGCGTGATCCTTTGATGTGATCAATCTGTTTGTGGCCGAGCTGCATATTTACAACCAAAGAAGAATCAGCTAAATTTAAATCGAAACAGTTAATAAAGAATAATAACAAAGTCGATATACCATTTCCTCGGAATGTATAGCTCAGTGACGACACCTTCTTCGTTTTGCATGGTTCTTAGCTTTTAAAATCGATCTGATCCATTAAGAAACAATTTCTCATGAGCAATAATAGaacatcatttttttaaaagagaaacatcTTCTCAAGCAGAGGAACATATGATCAATGAAGTGATGATTAATCTCAAGCTCCTAACAGAAAGATCATCAAAACTAAACTGATAAACATTCAACGAAAGTCGACAGAGATTTCTACACAGGATGAAAAATGCATAAACAGGATCAAGATCACTGCAAGGAGATTAAAGAGACTAAGATGTATTTCTAACCTGTGATAGGAAGTAGAAGAAGGTGTGGAGAGAGAGCAGTCCGGCGGCGAGGGGAAACGAGACTACAAAAGCGATTTATAGTTGCGACTTCTTAGGGTTTGCTTAGATCTACTATAGCGAACCGAGGCAATTTGAGCCGGTATGTAAAAATGGtatgaaccgaaccgaacaggCTAAAGGGAAACTGGTTTAACCGAACTGAATACAAGATAGTTTCGGTTTATTAGTAAACCGGATGATCGTAAAAATCGAATTAAACCGGTACAAAACCAGAAAAGTTATGGTTTGGATGAACTAAAAAAACAAACTGAACTGCACACAGAGTCTCTATATAGCCAATTTGCATGTAATCAACTTAAATGAGATTTTGAGTTCATTACTTACAACAGAACATGGAACATATCAATGAAGAAAACAagtacaaaattatataatgcTTGATTCCCCTTGGCGAATATTTCAgattttaaacaatatttttcaaaatttagtttTGTAGACAGAAGAAGTTGTTTCACTAGCAAGCGACAACCAATGATAACTATTACATACAAATCTCGACGAAGCAAAACTGGTGTGTACAAAGTCTCTTCTTTGTTTCGTTACAATGAGGAACTCATAATTCTCCATGTTGATCCTCTTCTCAAAGACCTCTAAGACAAACCTGATATTGACACACATCAATAAATAAAAGGTAGGTAAGAAACCACAGAAAATAATATCAATACAATGTGaacttgaatttaaattttaaacagaACTCACACAAGAATCACTTCATCAAAATCTTAACCAAAACTTGTTTTTATGTGCCGAAACTGCGGTCTCCAGCATCTCCAAGTCCAGGGATGATAAACCTGATACACGTATTAACGACATTGTATTATTTGCTAGTTTGCTTCGAGAAATCAAGAAGAATCCAGTGAAAGCAGGCCTGACGACTTACCCCTTTTCATTGACTTCAGGATCGATGATTCCAGCATACACATGAAGCCTGTAATTGTTGTACACAGTTCAATAATCtatccaaataattaaaaaaaaagaagttaaagaGTAAATATATTGATACCCGGGGTACTTCTCATTAAGCTTCGATAGTGCAGGAGGTGCAGCAACAGCACAAATCTGTAATCAGGGAGATACCAGATAAAGCTTTATATCTAAAGGATAAATGTTCTTCTATATCCAACGTTTCAGAAAACAGCTATATGCACGCTTACTTACCACTTTGATTTGCTGAACAGACAAACCACgttccttcaacatatccatcgCCGCAATTATCGTACCGCCTGAAATACGTACGAACAAACTCATGTTTTGAAGCAGTAGAAAACATTCTGTATTACCATGTTATGCATTCACATTGTTCTACTATGGTGGTGGCTAAAATGACAAGACTTCTTTACCTGTAGCAAGCATTGGGTCCACCAAGAATACTCTGGAATTCTTGGGAAATTCATCAGGCAGCCTGAAGAACATGTAACAGAGCCGTCATCATAAACTGCTTCAGTACTAACTACATAATGATGTGGGGAAGTTCTTACTTGTTAAGATACACAGAAGGCAAGAGCGTTTTCTCGTCCCGACTTATTCCTGATAAACACAGAGACATAagaagctatatatatatatatatatataataatccTATCTTCAGGCGCAAGAGATAATACAGTAAGTATATACTTAcctaaatgatatattttatttgcaGGCAAAACTGTTGATGCATGTTCCGCAAGAGCAAGGCCAGCTCTTAAAATCGGAACAACCTAAAGCCAGGAACAAGAATTTTCTTTAACTTTGTTTTGATTGAGAAGAAAATACAGAGAACAAGAGTTTTAGGGGATAGAGACAAACCGCTATAGGCTCTCTAGGATCAATGAACTCAACAGAAGCAGCACCCATCGGAGACATGATTTCTCCAACAACAGTTGGCTTTTATCATCATCACATAAtagaaaaattaagaaaacacacacacacgacACGGAGGGAAAAATCATATACaaataaaagaagagatgtagtAAAACGTTTTAAACGCACCAGCCACTCTCGAGATGCTTCATACATCAACAGTCTCCCTAGTTCCCCTATTGCATTCCCTAAGATAATCATAAGAACacatgaattttttattttatcataaaaatgaaaaatcttttttttttttttcaaacgcAATTTagctgatttttttatttttttatgataaagAGATTATGGACCCGTGCAAACAACATGACTGATTATTTTTGAATGATTAAGAGGTTATAAGACACCATATCCATGTTAAATTAACTATACTGTCAGATTAACAGCTAAAGATTGAATCTGCACAAACACTCAAATCAAAACCTTATACAACTCACTGAAAATAGGACAAGGAGTTTGGTCGTTTCTCAGGACAGAGATCCAGTGTTTGATCAAAGGATGTGGTGGAACGAACAcctgaaattaaaaagaaaaaaaaaacaaaactaagaaTCAATTCACTATTGATTAGTTCCGATCTCAAAATTTACCAGCATCCTATTGCTTCCGTTAATGGAGCCTTCGGACGCCGCCATTTTAGCTCTAACCGGAATATTCCGCCGTGAAAGAGAAGCACCCAAAGTCTGTATGTATGAAGAATTCGAGATGAGGATCCAACTCGAGGAGGGAGTGAGGTTATTATATAGTGGTGGGTTACCTGACCGAGGAAGGGGGAGGAAttaatatagagtgaaaaaacaagattactctatatttcactctattatagagtaactctattatagagtaactctattatagagtgaaccattggagcaaatccaactctataatagaattactctattttagagtgaaatatagagaaaattatagagtgccattggagatggtcttaatCACTTGATATGTACGTTTACTATATTACATATTGTAATCATACACTCGTTTGATCCTATTTGAAATGTTATTTCGATCGTCCAAAAAACTAAAGAACGTTAGTTTATATTGATTAATTGCTATATAAACTTGGTTTTTGAAGTAATCAATTGTATTCTACTATTCTGAACGTAAAACGAATTTCAACGATATAAACTTtagggaaaaaaaaacaagattctATTATCTTTAGCTATATAGAATGTGTCAATGCCCCCACACAGTTTTTAGTTATCTGATCGTCGAATCATAAATCATCACTCAATATCAACGGTTGTTATCAATTACAACGTACAGCTTTTCCCCACTCAATCTTCTTTAAGACATGTCAGTGAAGCAAAACACTTCCAAGCTTAGCCGACAAAAATGGCAGAACTAGTTCGTTATTACACTCCAGGGACCGTAGTTATACTTATTCTATCAGTTCTTCTCTTCTCGATCACACATGCTGATTTACCAGGCACGTGGGAGCTCATAGTACAAGACGCCGGTATAGCCTCTATGCACACGGCGGTTACCCGGTTCAACACGGTGGTTCTTCTCGATCGGACAAATATTGGTCCGTCCAGAAAAGCTCTTGGTCGGCACCGGTGCCGGAAAGACCCAAACGACGTCGTTCTGAAACGTGATTGCTACGCTCATTCGGTTCTATTTGACCTTGGTACAAATCAGATCCGACCACTGATGATCCAAACCGACACGTGGTGCTCTTCGGGTCAGTTTTTATCCGACGGTTCTTTGCTTCAAACGGGTGGGGATAGAGACGGGTTTAAAAAGATCAGGAAGTTCGAACCGTGTGACCCAAACGAAACCTGCGATTGGGTGGAGCTCCAAGACACCGAGTTAATAACCGGACGCTGGTACGCTAGTAACCAGATATTACCGGATGGTTCGGTTATCATCGTCGGTGGGAGAGGAACCAATACGGTTGAGTATTACCCTCCTCGCCAAAACGGCGCCGTTCCGTTTCAGTTTCTTGCTGACGTGGAGGATAAACAGATGGATAATCTCTACCCTTACGTTCATCTCCTCCCCGACGACGGCGGAAACCTCTTCATCTTCGCCAACAGCCGCGCCGTCAAATACGATCACCGCCTAAACACCGTGGTGAAAGAGTATCCGCCTCTAGACGGCGGTCCGAGGAACTATCCATCGGGTGGATCATCAGCGATGCTAGCGATCCAAGGAGATTTCGCCACGGCGGAGATCCTAATATGCGGCGGAGCTCAATCCGGCGCTTTCACAGCGCGTGCCGTTGACGCACCGGCGCACGGAACCTGCGGTCGAATCGTCGCTACCGCGCCGGATCCGGCTTGGGTGACGGAGGAGATGCCGTTCGGGAGGATCATGGGAGATATGGTGAATCTTCCGACGGGAGAGATTCTGATCATAAACGGAGCTCAAGCCGGAAGCCAAGGATTCGAAATGGGATCGGATCCGTGTCTTTACCCGCTTCTATACCGACCCGATCAACCAATCGGTTTACGATTCATGACATTGAATCCAGGAACCGTACCGAGAATGTACCATTCGACGGCGAATCTGTTACCGGACGGTCGAATCCTCCTCGCCGGAAGTAACCCTCACtacttttacaaatttaacGCCGAGTTTCCCACCGAGTTACGTATCGAAGCGTTTTCTCCGGAGTATCTTTCACCGGATCGAGCCAATCTCCGACCCGAGATCCGAGAAATTCCGCAGATCGTGCGATACGGTGAGGTCTTCGATGTGTTCGTGACGGTGCCGTTGCCGGTTGTGGAGACGATTCAGATCAATTGGGGAAGCGCGCCTTTCGCGACTCACTCGTTTTCTCAGGGTCAACGGCTCGTGAAGTTGACCGTTGGGCCATCAATACCTGACGGAGAAGGACGTTACAGGATTCAGTGCACGGCTCCACTTAACGGCGCCGTCTCTCCGCCAGGTTATTACATGGCCTTCGCCGTTAACCAAGGCGTTCCTAGCGTCGCTCGGTGGATACGTATAGTTCTTTGATTAAAAACGAGGGAATATTTCGATTTTTAATCATGAATAATttgttaaatatgttaataaaaaaacacatggcttaatatgaatatttttaatggaAACCCTTTGCCAATTCTAACCATACAATGTTTATTTGGTCTGGTCATTTAGATGTTttggttttataaatttataaccagttaaaaataaaaaaaatgtttttttttgctaggCTTTAGATTAACaattaactttatatataatatatctcaaatttaaaatagatgttccattaaattttatgtttggttggtttatgaatttttaatataattttggatGGTTTTACTTTTACTAAAATAAGAACACCAAACTATTCAACAAcagaaaaacgaaaaaaacataaaagggTGACCAATAGAGATGCTAAGTATACTTTGAAGTATTAGCCACCGATGCCATCTCGACGTCATCGCCACCGTCAGCAACAGCCACACTTGATTGAACACTCTTGTAAGTATATCTTTTGGCTACAATCACAAAGAAGCATATATTTACAGCGGTCAAAGCGGCTAGCATCCAGTAAAAACGGTCCAAGCGGCTGCTATTAAGGTCTTTACCAAACCAGCTCTTCCCAGAGATTGCCTCAGCCAGACGATCACTAACCGTCATCAAAAGATTATTGACAAAGCTAGCCGCTCCAATCACACTAAGGTAAAAAGCTATGCCTAAACTTCTCATTGAATCAGGGACTTGGTCGTAGAAATACTCTTGAAGACCCACAAGGGTAAGTGCGTCCGCTATACCTATAACTATGAATTGAGGAGCTAACCATAGAGCACTCATGACCATGTGATGGTGCTTTGTATAGTCCAATCTTTTTCGCTCAATTAAAGCAGCAATGATCATGGTTATTAAGGAGAAAACCATACCGATTCCTATTCTTTTTAGAATGCTAATACCTCTTTCATTTCTTGTGACGCGTCTTAAAAGAGGCACGAGGAGTCTCTCGTAGACTGTTAAGGAGATAATCATGGAGAGAGCTACGAGGGCAAACGTGGATGATGGAGGAATTATGAAGTTGTGACCGATGTGCCGGTCCATGACAATGGCTTGTTTGATGAAAAATGTGGAGCTTTGGGTGGCGCATATGCCAAAGGCTAATGTAAAGAACCAGATTGGAATCATATTGATGAGTAGCTTCAGTTCTTCTACTTTTGTTACCGTTGCGAGTTTCCATGGGCTCTCCTTCTCGGCCATAACATTTTCACTTCCTCGGTTTTTGATAATGGCTGCTTTGTCTAGAAATCTGCAAACCATACAGAAATCAGTTCAATGTATGGAAGCTAAAGAAATTTCGAAGTTAAAAGTTAGTGTTTAATCCGGATAAATCGATCTGAAActgataaatacaaataaaaccaagtaaacaaattatattatttttttatgttgaaaCTAGATTGTATTTAAAAAACTTGGATTCTAATAGCACATGTAacaaatacatatccttatattatttgattataaTCTAATTTGAGTACTAGTGTTATTCATTGACCAAACCGAACCTAAACTGGAATTGAACAAAATGTATATGATGATTGATGACTCTAGTTGTAACTCTTAAGTTGTAATGCACTTACTTAAGATTATTTGTGCTGGAAAGAAGCCGTCCTTTTGTATACTCTTCTCTAGACAACTCATGAAAAAGAGAAGTATCACTGGGATAAGGAAGATGTCTTTTGGCAATGGCAGCAACAAAGACTTGCAACATCGGGGTCAGCGGGCTACCCGAAGGTGCTCGATAACGATAGAACGGTGTACCAATAAGAAAGATCAAAAGTGATGTAGCCATGACTACGGTGAGTATGATACCAGCCACACCCCAACCAATCCGGTCTTCAATATAGACGATGACAGTCACCGCGGTTAAAACACCAGCGCAAAGACCTGCGCTCCACCAGTTAAAGTAAGACATTTTCATCTTACGTTCTTCAGGATGGTCATCTTCGAATTGGTCAGCTCCAAAGCTCTCAAGGGATGGCTTATGACCTCCTGTGCCTATGGAGATCAAGTAGATTGCAATGAAGAAGGCTATTTCATGGGCTTTCCTTGGCTCAATACACATTTCTTCATGACAAGGTTTCAATCCCGGTATAAACCAAGATAATGTTAACAGAATCAAACcctgtaatttttttaaaaaaatcatcaataaagactagaaacaaaagaaacagaCCATCAAGCTTTGACtgaagtaaaataaataaataatacaaataaGGTATATATTTAGAACGTGGCCGTCTCAATTAGTGTTACAATATTGACGACATTTTCTTATATTAAGGTGttcccaaatattttaaaaatcattttgttCGAATGCTCAGTAGCACATGCTAACAAacagttttaatttaatattaatatatcgaACAACCCTCCTAACATTTTGGAGTGTTAGTGAATAAGATTTGAGATATATATGCAAGAGGTGCTACTAGTCTACTACAGAAGGTCCACAACAATATATCATTGGAAAATGTATATAATAAGGTTTTTCTGTTTGAAATATTGAACACAGAATTAATATCGAATTTTCGAGTAGAAGTTATTACCATAAGGTAGATGATGGTTGCAAGTAGGACAGTGGCATAACGGCCAAGATAAGCATCGGCGACGAAGCCTCCAAGAAGAGGCATCAAAGTAGTGACACCGGACCAGTAGTTTGCATTTCTTACAGCCATCTTAAGATCTTGGTGAAGAATGGTCGTAAAGTAGACCACTAAGCTCGTAGCGATCCCAAAATAACTTAGCCTCTCACTGAACTCGATTGCTGCATGTACACACACATATATCAAACCACAAGATTATAATGTTCATATATCTCATACCAAGAATATCTTTACAAAGTTTGATATACATACCAATGATGAAGAGTGCAGCCCTCCAAGCTCCGGTTCTAGCCCGAACAGGAATCTCTCCTCTACTATCgagagaagaatcaagaacccATTTCTGTTGATCGTTGTATGAATCTTGAAACTCTGTATCAATCTTGTTGTGCTCCATAACTTTGTGTATTGatgattgagagagagagagagagaggaccgTTGATGAGTGATGAGTTTGTGGAGAAGCAAAGTTGGTTCTCTTTATAATGGATAAAATTTCGCTATGTCGACTCTTCTTGTTTAGTGCTTCAAGATCCtttcaaataaagttaccacaaaAAGACACGTTAAGTTGACAAATAGAAGACACGTAGGAACTTAGCTACTATTTCGGTCGTAACTTAATCGATATGAACATAAATATATGACATTTAATGTCACTCGGCTCTTACGACCAAAGCTTTAGCTGTTAGCATAAAGTCGATAAACACATAGAACTAGAATTAAATGATGGTGAAGTTTAGATTATGCTCAGATAAGTACAAATCTGGATGCGAAGTAGTGCTCATCTTTTACCCGATCGGTCACTTTCAGATTGTAACTTGTGTGGCTTTATGGACCTAAAAAGTCCTACAAATGTAGTTGAACATTCCACTAACTCCAAAGTTCAAAATATAACTAGGATTAGACagatttgaaaaaatgaaagagaGATGTCGACATAAGAAACATCAAATTTGATTGAAGCTTTCTATGAATCACAAAGATTACTAAATCAAAGAGATCTGATGAATAAATATCTTCCTCTTATTCAACAACTCTGAGCTAAAAAGCCAAAAATGAATCTACACTCTACAAATGTGAAACCAAAGATAAAAAAGGAAGGTTCAAAAAAAAACGAAAGGAAGGTTCAAAAAAATGTGAAACATAGAAAAAGTAATAGTCATAGTTCAAGAAAACTTAGCATGCATTTGTGGTTGTGCAAATATTTACAagaatattaacaaaaatttc belongs to Brassica rapa cultivar Chiifu-401-42 chromosome A07, CAAS_Brap_v3.01, whole genome shotgun sequence and includes:
- the LOC103829952 gene encoding 40S ribosomal protein S21-2, whose protein sequence is MQNEEGVVTELYIPRKCSATNRLITSKDHASVQLNIGHLDADGIYTGQFTTLALCGFVRAQGDADSGVDRLWQKKKVETKQQ
- the LOC103829951 gene encoding CASP-like protein 5B2, which gives rise to MKKIIGGPGTVCGLLLRIGQCASAAASIGVMLSSTEFYNRTAFCYLIASMGLQLLWSFGLACLDVYALRGKKDLQNPILVSLFVVGDWVTAMLSLAAACSSAGVVVLFARDLKYCNIREQFSCLRYQVSVALAFVSWFQIAVSSHVTFWILASV
- the LOC103829955 gene encoding protein NRT1/ PTR FAMILY 5.7, which produces MEHNKIDTEFQDSYNDQQKWVLDSSLDSRGEIPVRARTGAWRAALFIIAIEFSERLSYFGIATSLVVYFTTILHQDLKMAVRNANYWSGVTTLMPLLGGFVADAYLGRYATVLLATIIYLMGLILLTLSWFIPGLKPCHEEMCIEPRKAHEIAFFIAIYLISIGTGGHKPSLESFGADQFEDDHPEERKMKMSYFNWWSAGLCAGVLTAVTVIVYIEDRIGWGVAGIILTVVMATSLLIFLIGTPFYRYRAPSGSPLTPMLQVFVAAIAKRHLPYPSDTSLFHELSREEYTKGRLLSSTNNLKFLDKAAIIKNRGSENVMAEKESPWKLATVTKVEELKLLINMIPIWFFTLAFGICATQSSTFFIKQAIVMDRHIGHNFIIPPSSTFALVALSMIISLTVYERLLVPLLRRVTRNERGISILKRIGIGMVFSLITMIIAALIERKRLDYTKHHHMVMSALWLAPQFIVIGIADALTLVGLQEYFYDQVPDSMRSLGIAFYLSVIGAASFVNNLLMTVSDRLAEAISGKSWFGKDLNSSRLDRFYWMLAALTAVNICFFVIVAKRYTYKSVQSSVAVADGGDDVEMASVANTSKYT
- the LOC103829953 gene encoding uracil phosphoribosyltransferase, chloroplastic, whose translation is MAASEGSINGSNRMLVFVPPHPLIKHWISVLRNDQTPCPIFRNAIGELGRLLMYEASREWLPTVVGEIMSPMGAASVEFIDPREPIAVVPILRAGLALAEHASTVLPANKIYHLGISRDEKTLLPSVYLNKLPDEFPKNSRVFLVDPMLATGGTIIAAMDMLKERGLSVQQIKVICAVAAPPALSKLNEKYPGLHVYAGIIDPEVNEKGFIIPGLGDAGDRSFGT
- the LOC103829954 gene encoding aldehyde oxidase GLOX, giving the protein MAELVRYYTPGTVVILILSVLLFSITHADLPGTWELIVQDAGIASMHTAVTRFNTVVLLDRTNIGPSRKALGRHRCRKDPNDVVLKRDCYAHSVLFDLGTNQIRPLMIQTDTWCSSGQFLSDGSLLQTGGDRDGFKKIRKFEPCDPNETCDWVELQDTELITGRWYASNQILPDGSVIIVGGRGTNTVEYYPPRQNGAVPFQFLADVEDKQMDNLYPYVHLLPDDGGNLFIFANSRAVKYDHRLNTVVKEYPPLDGGPRNYPSGGSSAMLAIQGDFATAEILICGGAQSGAFTARAVDAPAHGTCGRIVATAPDPAWVTEEMPFGRIMGDMVNLPTGEILIINGAQAGSQGFEMGSDPCLYPLLYRPDQPIGLRFMTLNPGTVPRMYHSTANLLPDGRILLAGSNPHYFYKFNAEFPTELRIEAFSPEYLSPDRANLRPEIREIPQIVRYGEVFDVFVTVPLPVVETIQINWGSAPFATHSFSQGQRLVKLTVGPSIPDGEGRYRIQCTAPLNGAVSPPGYYMAFAVNQGVPSVARWIRIVL